The following are encoded in a window of Narcine bancroftii isolate sNarBan1 chromosome 2, sNarBan1.hap1, whole genome shotgun sequence genomic DNA:
- the siva1 gene encoding apoptosis regulatory protein Siva, which produces MTKRVSPFGDTAPLQWKVHVTQRELSEGVLGPKYQREVYEKTKSLLFNGAQAFMRDMWTGNLNENCTLDPILHEDNCMKGPANVFNGGEAHGLLQGQTFLGPNGQLLRGLSYLHKSSIKPTIINCFICTKSSNFKESCSRCDHLLCEDCTKMCDHCTKNFCSICSVVDLNDAEDKVFCYDCVS; this is translated from the exons ATGACGAAGCGAGTCAGTCCCTTCGGCGACACCGCGCCGCTGCAGTGGAAGGTCCATGTGACCCAGAGGGAGCTGAGTGAAGGCGTGCTCGGGCCCAAGTACCAGCGGGAGGTGTACG AAAAAACTAAAAGTTTACTGTTCAATGGAGCCCAGGCTTTTATGAGAGACATGTGGACTGGCAAtttaaatgaaaattgcacactaGATCCAATTCTTCATGAGGATAACTGCATGAAGGGACCTGCAAATGTTTTTAATGGTGGTGAAGCACATGGCTTGCTCCAAGGGCAGACTTTTCTTGGACCGAATGGACAACTTTTGAGGGGTTTATCATATTTGCACAAAT CATCAATCAAGCCAACAATTATAAACTGTTTCATCTGTACGAAGTCGTCCAATTTCAAGGAATCATGCTCACGATGTGACCACTTGCTATGCGAAGATTGCACCAAAATGTGTGACCACTGCACAAAGAATTTCTGTTCGATATGCTCAGTTGTTGA TTTAAATGATGCTGAGGATAAAGTGTTCTGCTATGACTGTGTCTCATGA